The Periplaneta americana isolate PAMFEO1 chromosome 1, P.americana_PAMFEO1_priV1, whole genome shotgun sequence DNA segment ggaaaagattgaaaaagcgaaatgtagttgagcttttttaatttccgagaacatgaaaacaaacataccagtcgtgtatcatacattattttgtgcgaagatcgtttattacatacctgaaagacgaatttctaattagttgcaatgaaatctccatgttggtttctgtttaatgacggcaacttcagaaaaccaaaatatctttcttcaacattgttgctttaaaatgttttctgtgtttactaatctgcagcaggccgtgatatacgtctgtctttttttcccccagtctataaatgcgaactaaaacaaacggtaaggttatgtaatgatttatttttcattttaatattttaacagtattatttatataacatattgcagtaataacatcggcatctggaatcttgttgattttttcacggcttccttaatgttacttgtatcaggaatgcaataagtttcgtggagtagtagactttacttaatttttgcaaatatttaaaaataataattaacattgcaatttaggtgaaattgcagtggtaagtttccaatttataattatcactatgttaaacatctctaaaaataatatgttaaaagcctaaagcagtaaaatgaatgtcgcgcttaagcggtaagaagagggaaattgttatgtgtgttaggttgggaatactgaatgtggtatttcacacttaccgcgtattggttctgtgcggaaaacaagcaaatatgcacgatctcgcacaaaaaacaatttgtgcgaattcatttcTTACAGATATGGGGAAGCTACTATCAAAATATTATATAAGTTACTCAATGACATAAGtatacgctgaagaaattatgataccgcacctaatagcattggactctgaacCATCAATATCCTCCACTGTAAAATCTTGTCTTTGTGGCTTAGGATTAtatcactctcaccccttcaatatTAACAGTTGAGATGTGGAGCCAGAAATCTTGACCTGTAATGTTCTTCTGACGTGAAAACCTTTGTTTCTATAGTAACCACAGCTTACTACAGTAATAACGCTATGAATCTAAGCCAGACCTGTCCAATAAGACAAGAAtttcattatataggcctattgttacgAAATTGTCCAGACTTTTACAAGGTCCTAAGACTAGCAGAATTTATTGCAATTGGTGATATATCTGTTGCCAtctttattgactttttttttttgtgtactttATAATGTTTAAATGTAACTtaattgaaatgtaaattataatctTTCTGGTTTAATTCTTTCCGTCAGTATCCTTGTACATATTCAGCAGTACTATTGTATtagcacattctagtatatacaatcatgaagcttgagttgttgaggttgctaggaacaatagactgtgcaggtactattttgcattgtctgtaatgaggcgatagtagcgattctagtggttagcaactatctatggatgcatatttattacatattgagcttcgtgactgtatatactagactgtgatattagtctGTTATATTGACGTGTGTGTTTTGTTACAGTATTACGCAGAGTCACATGCTTTAATTTATATTGTGGATTCGTCAGACAGAGACCGAATACCTGATTCAAAGGAAGCATTTGGtaatagaaattttttttttaagtatcacATTTTCTTTACTGTTAcgtgaatttattaatttatcggCTTATGACATACATTGCTAATAAACACAATTGACTAATAGCACATTCTTTGATGTTGTTTTGTTGTCCATAGATAAAATGATTTCCAGCAACTGCTTGAATGGAGTTCCTCTGCTGGTGCTAGCAAACAAACAAGATATTCCTGACTGTATGGGAGTGCGTGAGGTGAAGCCAATTTTTAACCAGAGTGCGCATCTGATTGGTCGCAGGGATTGCATGGTGATGCCCGTCTCTGCTCTCACAGGGTTTGTATGAAATATCTATTATACATACTCTTGTATACTGCTCACTTCTTCACATTATTTAAGCATTGAATATTGCAGGTTCTTGTACAGCAGGGAAGTTACATGGATGTTGCTTTCCACCGAAAGTAGCTGTTTCAGTAGGAAGTATGATATCATCGCTGCGCTTCCAAAATCCGCTAtttgcatttaaacagatttttcaggagaaagaaaaaagcattgtcacttttaattcccttgattttcaaagctgctTTCGGTATAATTTCGTAATTTTTCATGTATTGATTGGAACATTTCTtgcaataattgaagggttcagaactatagtgggccaagcgccatttactaaaacagtagaaaacaagggttaaaattaagttattaccataattcaatgaaaacatatagcaagtaatataaagtatacacatataACTAAGTggtatgtcaatctttattaaactatggtattcacttaactttgctctagagtatgccattaggaaagtccaggataacagagagggtttggaattgaatggattacatcagctgcttgtctatgcggatgacgtgaatatgttaacagaaaatccacaaacgattagggaaaacacgggaattttactggaagcaagtaaagagataggtttggaagtaaactccgaaaagacaaagtatatgattatgtctcgtgaccagaatattgtacgaaatggaaatataaaaattggagatttatccttcgaagaggtggaaaaattcaaatatctatagagcaacagtaacaaatataaatgatactcgggaggaagttaaacacagaataaatatgggaaatgcctgttattattcggttgagaagcttttatcatccaatctgctgtcaaaaaatctgaaagttagaatttataaaacagttatattaccggttgttctgtatggttgtgaaacttggactctcactttgagagaggaacataggttaagggtgtttgagaataaggtgcttaggaaaatatttggggctaagagggttgaagttacaggagaatggagaaagttacacaacacagaactgcacgcattgtattcttcacctgacataattaggaacattaaatccagacgtttgagatgggcagggcatgtagcacgtatgggcgaatccagaaatgcatatagagtgttagttgggaggccggagggaaaaagacctttagggaggccgagacgtacatgggaagataatattaaaatggatttgagggaggtgggatatgatgatagagaatggattaatcttgctcaggatagggaccaatggcgggcttatgtgagggtggcaatgaacctccgggttccttaaaagccagtaagtaagtattcacttaactttaacccttgttttcttcgtttttaataaatggcgcttgacccactatggctctaaaccATTCAATTGATgtacttcatttgtttctttttacagAGATGGTATTGATGAAGGCATACGATGGCTGGTGGACTGCATTAAGCGAAATAGTGAAATCAGACCACCAAGAAATCAAGATGACACCTAACTTCGAAAATGTAAATAgacttttctttgttaaagacACTGAAATGGTATTGTGTATGTATATTCGGTATAAAAGTGCGTGATTATGAGTGAAGgtttgttttataattaaaaactttttaaaatagaACTATTAAACTatagaatttatttcaaattatgtgCAAAATCCTGTTTCGTCTTGAATTCTACACTGCCATTACTATCTTCTTCATATGTTTTTAAAGCTGTTTGAGAATTCTTTAACAGTACTTCCACTGCAAACAACAAATGCCGTGCAGTGTTAATGTTTAGTTTTCGTTTCATAGAACTTCTGATAATTTGGCTGAAGAAAGGAATGGAATGGGAGAGCCAGAGGGGAAATTCCCTTTTCCcgaagtgaaaaataaatttcttccttcCAGGGATTTCAGTTGCATCTATTGtatatcatattttaattttagctGTTCATAAGATtaccttaaaaaaatattgaatccTTTGTCTTCAGTTATACCACGAATTGAATGAAATTCCTAACTTGATTTTAGCAGATACAGAATCAGTTAATATAGAACctcagttttttttatacaaCCCTCGTAGGTCAGATTTTGCAGTAGTGACACTCTTCCAGAACAGTTGAAGCTGTGGTTCCACTATGATGATTATCACCCAGCGTATGTAGCTGAGCTGTTTTCTTTACAGCGAACATGGTCGTCTTTCCTATCGAaagtgaagggtacacgggaaaaacgaacaatgtcacaatgctgttaaggctgatgtcattatttaattcactgtattactacaaacttgaGTGTTTTTACCAAAAttagtaaaggagaattaaaaccacggatacactcattatttccttcatttcaagtagaaacatcaataaattttgcagtaatacaatagcgtgcaaattaatccgaacacgacatatttctacattttctgtcattgttggcctcacatctgctcataccgctttaattgacatctgtagtatgtgtaattccattgttgaaggtctgtcatttttttttataatatatgtgacattttgcctgtcgttttgtacttttaagcatttcagttgtgttgaagacttaatactgcaatcctgtgtacattctgtcgtcttcacaaatggatacaactccacgaaaacggtctaaaattataacattagcagagcattcttctatgacgcAGAGGCAAAtcgctgcagaatgtcacatcggtttggctactgttaattcgatcataaaacaatacagggagactggatccatcaaaccccagaaaaaaggaaactgtggccggaaaaggaagacttcacctgcagatgatcgtttaattgtcaggaaaagtaaattaaatcctagactaactgctgtcgacttaacccgcgagttaatggctaccattggggcgaatattcacgtcacaacagtgcggcgtaggcttttggaagctggacgaagggctcgtaagcctattaagaagcaactgctaacccctgttatgtgcaaaaaacgcttaatgtgggcaaaattacatcaacactggacagtgaatgactggaagaatgtacttttttctgatgagtctcatttcgaggtccacggccaccatgtttcttgcgtatggaaaggatccgaaaaagtaacagcagctcatctccaacaagcacccaaatacccccctaaagtaatgttttggggttgttttacacatgaagggcctggaacaTTAGTACCTATCAAGGgtatgatgaattctgacaaatatattcactttttggaaaccagaatcgtaccccagctgcaaaaatcatttcggatggcagaggtgtgttccaacaagacctggcaccatgccatacgtctcgaaaaactacagaattcttcaacaggaagaatattcaggtactcccctggccaggcaactcacccgacatcaaccccattgagaacttgtggtcaatttgcaaaagaagaatgcaaaaaatggattgttctacaaaggagaagatgatttctgccctaattggtgtatggtttcgcgatgaagaaatgaagaatatttgtggaaaattagtggaatccatgccaaatcgtctcagagctgttattaggaacaagggaggccacatagattactgaggtatgtcttagattcttttttttttatcccgtttgagtgtttttgcataagtaattacgttgttcggattaatttgcacgctactgtatactgAAATAAATCACTctctcacccttaatggaaatgtgacattgtttgttcttcctgtgtacccttcaaatattaGGGCCTATGCCATCAGAAAATTAGGTAGCATTAACTGAGTTTGGAGGCAATAATTCTGCTGAATCATTTAGCTTTGGAGGTCGGAGACAAGTTTAAGGCTTATTTTGCTAGTAAAAAAGGAAGAGCTAAATAGTATCAGTGAGATACATTGTTGTATTTATGTCATTTTGATCAGAGAATTTTTTAGCTCCATTTATTTAGAGGTAATCGAGCAGCATTCGCTCAGTGATGATCACCATAGCGGAACTATACCTTAAGATTCTCTTTGCTTTAAAAACTGCGTATTAACAGAAGCTGTACATGCtactgatattattttatttcacttcttaGCTAAAACTAGTAAATGGCCTACTCATAGCACTGCGTGGTGTAGCCATGacgtgtacataataataataataataataataatagtaataccaaGCACTGTGACATAGTGTTTAACACGTCTGCCTTCTATTTGAAAGGTTTGGGGTTCGATACCAAGAGCAGACTACCCTCACTTGTGTTCTCCAAGTCTCTCTAGAGTCTAGGCCAGTGGTTTCCATagtgtgggtcgcgacccccTGGGGGCTCGTATAAAAAGCTGAAAAGGGATCACAAGATgattaacaaaaaacaaaaaaagcctCATTAACATACACTtatgttgtatttagaaacataaacaatgttgaatataaaaaaaaaaagtttgaatactggtagttacttatttatggcttttaaggaacccggagattcattgccgtcctcacataagcccgccatcgatccctatcctgtgcaagattaatcctttgCTGTgctcgtgccagagaatcagtcccattctgaggcttattgtatggtttcgtaacaagctgttttttttacggtgatgggttgttaacccttcgcccaacccccaagctggaggaccaccccttacctgctgtccacgactgcttattcaatatattcacagctaccctccatatctggaggccgtctcctctatccgcaacctgaggacacgccatgccgtggtgatagggacccacagtactggtagttataaagtaaaaaataatcaaCGCtttaaatgtgcctgtttttcagaaaatagcttcaCAGATCTGGACTGTGCATTCCACACACACAttgatgttttaaatttaaataagatttctcgcttttgtatTGATGACGgacatagacgagaaacttattttgcataaatatgaggttgcaaatatttcttcttttgtaagctcgaggtattcttgcattctttgaTCCAAAACTGGTTTGTGCTTTGCGAATGAAAAAGTTTtggtttcaacattccatcatgagatacatatttcaatgttgttgtttagtcaactgtctgaagataggtctgaacctcacaagtgataccaatatggGACCACTTAGgacgcaactaagccaagagataatgggatagggtggccagtttctttccccctctatttcaatgagtctttccttaatttttttttttaatttcatccaGTTGAACACAGCTGTCTAAAAAT contains these protein-coding regions:
- the Arfrp1 gene encoding ADP-ribosylation factor-related protein 1; its protein translation is MNYNIDMYTLLHGLYKYIVQKDEYCVLILGLDNAGKTTYLEAAKTKFTKNYKGMNPSKITTTVGLNIGKIDIAGIRLNFWDLGGQEELQSLWDKYYAESHALIYIVDSSDRDRIPDSKEAFDKMISSNCLNGVPLLVLANKQDIPDCMGVREVKPIFNQSAHLIGRRDCMVMPVSALTGDGIDEGIRWLVDCIKRNSEIRPPRNQDDT